The following are encoded in a window of bacterium genomic DNA:
- a CDS encoding type IV secretion system DNA-binding domain-containing protein: MQPIRDSGADDERRITYFATTHTRGKREMFGIRAVDRGKHMYVIGKTGMGKSTMLENMAIQDIQNGEGIAYIDPHGSTAEKLLDFVPHERIKDVLYFAPFDTDYPVGFNVMEDVGYDKRHLVVSGLMGAFKRIWVDAWSARMEYILQNVLLALLEYPGSTLLDVNRMLTNKPFRAAVIEKITDPIVKAFWTEEFATYTDRYTQEATPAIQNKVGQFVANPLIRNIVGQPKSTFNLRQMMDEKKIFIVNLSKGRMGESNAALLGSMLTVKIYLAAMSRADEPPARMAKLPRCYFYVDEFQSMMNEAFADILSESRKYKLALTLANQYIEQMEENVRNAVFGNVGTLVTFRVGPFDAEVLKTVFEPTFEAEDLVGLGLGQIYLTLMIDGVGSAPFSAETVPPIEAPHVSYREDVIHHTRSAHAKHRSEVEAIIGKRQEEFAPPPKAPPRERDRYPRENNSGANGNHQRAPQPRREDRPRDEAPREPRPQQPQPAPVAEQRSALRDAIASVQKKPEEVPRSDVRSPAEIMRSRLAKKMARHAGDAPPEFPRAPQAQPQPVRPPRVESEAPRTPRAKRDEIATEDLKKILSGD, encoded by the coding sequence ATGCAACCCATCAGGGATAGTGGGGCTGATGATGAGCGCCGCATCACGTACTTTGCGACGACCCATACCCGCGGCAAGCGGGAGATGTTCGGCATACGTGCGGTAGATCGCGGTAAGCACATGTACGTGATCGGGAAAACCGGTATGGGGAAGTCCACCATGCTCGAGAACATGGCGATCCAGGATATCCAGAACGGGGAAGGTATCGCGTATATCGATCCGCATGGTTCGACGGCGGAGAAACTTTTGGATTTCGTTCCGCATGAACGAATCAAGGATGTGCTCTACTTCGCGCCGTTCGATACCGACTATCCAGTGGGCTTTAATGTCATGGAAGATGTTGGCTACGACAAGCGTCACCTCGTCGTCTCAGGCCTCATGGGTGCCTTCAAGCGCATCTGGGTCGATGCTTGGTCGGCACGTATGGAATACATCCTCCAGAACGTCCTCCTCGCGCTTCTCGAGTATCCCGGCTCCACACTCCTCGATGTGAACCGCATGCTCACGAACAAACCCTTCCGTGCGGCGGTCATCGAAAAGATCACCGACCCCATCGTGAAAGCGTTCTGGACAGAGGAGTTCGCAACCTACACCGATCGCTATACCCAGGAAGCGACGCCAGCGATCCAGAACAAGGTGGGTCAATTCGTAGCGAATCCTTTGATCCGCAATATCGTGGGCCAGCCGAAATCGACATTCAACCTGCGTCAGATGATGGACGAAAAGAAGATTTTCATCGTGAATCTCTCCAAGGGGCGCATGGGTGAATCGAATGCCGCGCTCTTAGGCTCGATGCTCACGGTGAAGATCTATCTCGCGGCGATGTCGCGTGCCGATGAGCCGCCCGCACGCATGGCGAAGCTGCCACGCTGCTATTTCTATGTCGATGAGTTCCAGTCGATGATGAATGAGGCGTTCGCCGACATCCTTTCGGAATCGCGCAAATACAAGCTCGCGCTCACCCTCGCAAACCAGTACATCGAGCAGATGGAGGAGAATGTACGCAATGCGGTCTTCGGCAACGTGGGAACACTCGTCACGTTCCGCGTGGGACCTTTCGATGCGGAGGTCTTGAAGACGGTTTTCGAACCGACGTTCGAAGCGGAGGATCTCGTCGGCCTCGGTCTCGGTCAGATCTACCTCACGCTCATGATCGATGGCGTGGGATCGGCGCCATTCTCAGCCGAGACGGTTCCGCCTATCGAGGCGCCGCATGTTTCGTATCGCGAGGACGTCATTCATCACACGCGCAGCGCACACGCGAAGCACCGTTCGGAAGTCGAGGCCATCATCGGGAAGCGGCAAGAAGAATTTGCGCCGCCTCCGAAAGCACCACCGCGAGAGCGCGATCGATATCCGCGGGAGAACAATTCTGGTGCAAACGGTAATCACCAGCGAGCACCGCAGCCGCGACGAGAAGATCGTCCTCGTGACGAGGCTCCGCGCGAACCGCGACCGCAGCAACCACAGCCAGCGCCCGTGGCAGAACAGCGCTCGGCTCTGCGAGATGCGATCGCATCGGTCCAGAAGAAGCCGGAGGAGGTACCAAGGAGCGACGTTCGTTCGCCAGCAGAAATCATGCGTTCGCGCCTCGCCAAGAAAATGGCACGACATGCGGGCGATGCACCTCCGGAATTCCCGCGCGCACCGCAGGCTCAGCCACAGCCCGTGCGGCCTCCACGAGTTGAATCTGAGGCGCCCCGAACTCCGCGAGCCAAGCGCGATGAAATCGCAACCGAAGACCTCAAGAAGATATTGAGCGGGGACTAG
- a CDS encoding NAD-dependent epimerase/dehydratase family protein produces MSEKLALVTGGEGFVGSNLVKRLVSEGYRVISLDNHSTAPEGNRIDGVEYRSGHTKDIGELIPETPDIIFHLAEYARPEKSFEDIAMVWDLNMVGTFSVLEFWRTRKCKLVYAGSSTKFADGGLGRDQSPYAWTKAANTELVRNYGAWFGLQYAITYFYNVYGPGERAGRYGTVIEIFRQKKEKGEPLQVTSPGTQRRNFTHIDDIVDGLLLVGEKGEGDEYGLGNEKDYSILEIAELFGGPVEMKPEVPGNRMKGIVDTAKTSELGWKATRSVEEYIRSVIT; encoded by the coding sequence ATGTCAGAAAAGCTCGCACTGGTGACCGGCGGAGAAGGATTCGTCGGATCGAATCTCGTAAAGCGTCTCGTCTCTGAGGGCTATCGGGTCATCTCCCTGGATAACCACTCGACGGCTCCTGAAGGGAATCGTATCGATGGTGTCGAATACCGTTCGGGGCATACGAAGGATATCGGTGAACTCATCCCTGAGACGCCGGACATCATCTTCCATCTTGCCGAGTACGCGCGTCCGGAGAAGAGCTTCGAGGATATCGCGATGGTATGGGATCTGAATATGGTCGGCACTTTTTCGGTCTTGGAGTTCTGGCGGACCCGCAAGTGCAAGCTGGTGTACGCAGGATCATCGACGAAGTTCGCCGACGGCGGCCTTGGTCGCGACCAGAGTCCGTATGCGTGGACGAAGGCGGCGAATACGGAACTGGTACGCAATTACGGCGCATGGTTCGGCCTGCAGTACGCGATCACGTATTTCTATAACGTATATGGCCCGGGCGAGCGTGCGGGCAGGTACGGCACGGTGATCGAGATCTTCCGTCAGAAGAAAGAAAAAGGAGAGCCGCTGCAGGTCACATCTCCGGGAACGCAGCGTCGCAATTTCACGCATATCGATGATATCGTCGATGGGCTTCTCTTGGTCGGCGAAAAAGGTGAGGGAGATGAGTACGGTTTAGGCAATGAGAAAGATTATTCGATCCTGGAGATTGCCGAACTTTTCGGTGGTCCCGTCGAGATGAAGCCGGAAGTTCCGGGGAATCGCATGAAGGGGATTGTCGACACCGCAAAGACCAGTGAGCTTGGTTGGAAGGCTACGCGTTCGGTAGAGGAGTACATCCGCTCGGTTATTACATGA
- a CDS encoding pyridoxal phosphate-dependent aminotransferase, whose product MNAPIPGPSFFIGKGDESLISFGSGQPDLPPPEEAFRILQQYRGFKYGPVQGSVALRSELAKLYPDAEPHQFVITNGASEAIDLVLRAIYEPGGKILLPRPYYYSYPHNVTLAHMEPVYYDLDENGKINLGTFMEAAKGVVAVMINSPSNPTGTVQEVETLKAIEQFCAREDIYIISDEVYKDLIYVRENYLLHGPHVVTVNSFSKTYAMCGLRVGYVYSQDQELIEKIIEMKTHTAMNTSIPAQEMAIAALASPRSYVTDYVEVWKARRDLMYQGMKALGLELWEPEGAFYVLPKFKHSGRVVSDLYYTYRMITYDGAWFGASDRVRFSYALDVSKIEEGLKRLKQFLENEYKNY is encoded by the coding sequence ATGAACGCGCCCATTCCCGGACCCTCGTTTTTCATCGGGAAGGGCGACGAATCCCTTATTTCCTTCGGTTCCGGACAGCCGGATCTTCCGCCGCCGGAGGAGGCGTTCCGCATCCTGCAGCAGTATCGCGGCTTCAAATATGGTCCGGTACAGGGATCCGTCGCCCTGCGCAGCGAGCTCGCGAAGCTGTATCCGGACGCTGAGCCGCATCAGTTCGTCATAACCAATGGGGCGTCCGAGGCGATTGATCTCGTCTTGCGCGCGATCTACGAACCGGGTGGCAAGATCCTTTTGCCGCGGCCGTACTACTACTCGTATCCGCACAACGTGACCTTGGCGCACATGGAGCCGGTCTACTATGACCTTGATGAAAACGGGAAGATCAATCTCGGTACCTTCATGGAGGCAGCGAAGGGTGTCGTTGCGGTGATGATAAACTCGCCATCGAATCCGACCGGTACCGTACAGGAGGTTGAGACCCTGAAGGCGATCGAGCAGTTTTGCGCGCGAGAAGATATCTACATCATCTCCGATGAGGTCTACAAGGATCTCATCTATGTGCGCGAGAATTATCTCCTGCATGGTCCGCATGTGGTGACCGTCAATTCGTTTTCTAAGACGTACGCTATGTGTGGTCTCCGTGTCGGATACGTATATTCGCAGGATCAGGAGCTCATCGAGAAGATCATCGAGATGAAGACACACACGGCGATGAACACGAGCATTCCGGCGCAGGAGATGGCGATCGCGGCGCTCGCTTCACCGCGCTCGTATGTGACGGATTACGTCGAAGTATGGAAAGCGCGCCGCGACCTCATGTACCAGGGAATGAAGGCGCTCGGCCTCGAATTGTGGGAGCCGGAGGGGGCGTTCTACGTGCTCCCTAAGTTCAAGCACTCGGGGAGGGTCGTGAGTGATTTATACTATACGTACCGCATGATCACGTATGACGGCGCCTGGTTCGGTGCCTCGGATCGCGTGCGGTTCAGCTACGCCCTGGATGTCTCGAAGATCGAAGAGGGTCTGAAGCGACTGAAGCAATTTCTTGAAAACGAGTACAAAAACTATTAA
- a CDS encoding UDP-N-acetylmuramate--L-alanine ligase, producing the protein MSPIPQRIYMVGIGGIGMSGLAQLLVARGLAVSGSDREESPTTMLLQKKGIRVFIGHDPLFVPTDTELLIYSDAVPAESPERMKAHELGIKQISYFEMLGEISKGSRTIAVAGTHGKTTVTGMLAAILKAAGKEPTAIVGSIVRDFDSNFLPGRNDLFVVEACEYRDHLLELSPEILVITNIELDHTDFFPSLVALQSTFSQAVRRVPEKGVIITNTHDPNVASVLEKVQAEIFDYTIEEVPKLDLIGEFNAANARAAKCAAKAAFPDISDEVIDIALKEFKGAWRRFEYKGETKNGAIVYDDYAHHPTAVEKTIQAAREKFPGKRIVVAFHPHLHSRTETFLHEFAQALDSADRAIVAPIYEARHEQTHTISNHSVAEVGQHVEAMDSFDEIREALAAESAGTLIITMGAGDIYKVAEQLVH; encoded by the coding sequence ATGAGCCCTATCCCGCAGCGTATCTATATGGTCGGTATCGGGGGTATCGGGATGTCGGGTCTCGCACAGCTCTTGGTCGCACGTGGACTCGCGGTTTCCGGCTCCGACCGGGAAGAATCCCCGACTACGATGCTTCTTCAGAAAAAGGGAATCCGGGTCTTCATCGGTCACGATCCATTGTTTGTTCCCACCGATACCGAGCTCCTCATCTACAGCGATGCAGTGCCCGCAGAGAGCCCGGAACGCATGAAGGCGCATGAGCTTGGCATAAAGCAGATCTCTTACTTCGAGATGTTGGGGGAAATCAGCAAGGGTTCTCGGACGATCGCGGTCGCAGGAACGCATGGAAAGACGACGGTGACCGGCATGCTTGCGGCGATCCTTAAGGCTGCGGGCAAAGAGCCGACCGCGATCGTGGGATCCATCGTCCGTGATTTCGATTCGAACTTCCTTCCGGGCCGGAACGATCTTTTCGTCGTCGAGGCATGCGAATACCGCGATCATCTTCTCGAGCTCTCCCCGGAGATTCTCGTCATCACGAATATCGAACTCGATCACACTGATTTCTTCCCGTCGCTCGTTGCACTCCAATCGACCTTCTCGCAAGCAGTGCGGCGTGTCCCCGAGAAGGGGGTGATCATCACCAATACGCACGATCCAAACGTTGCATCGGTCTTGGAGAAGGTGCAGGCGGAGATATTCGATTACACCATAGAGGAAGTACCAAAGCTCGACCTTATCGGGGAATTCAATGCGGCGAATGCGCGGGCTGCGAAGTGCGCTGCGAAGGCGGCGTTTCCTGATATCTCAGACGAGGTGATCGACATCGCACTCAAGGAATTCAAGGGCGCGTGGCGCCGGTTTGAATACAAAGGGGAGACAAAGAACGGCGCGATCGTCTATGACGACTACGCACATCATCCGACTGCAGTCGAGAAAACCATCCAAGCAGCGCGCGAGAAATTCCCGGGTAAGCGCATCGTGGTCGCGTTCCATCCGCATCTCCATAGCCGCACTGAAACCTTCCTGCATGAATTCGCGCAGGCACTCGATAGTGCTGATCGCGCGATCGTGGCCCCGATCTATGAAGCCCGTCACGAGCAGACGCATACGATCTCGAATCACTCAGTCGCTGAAGTCGGTCAGCATGTAGAAGCGATGGATAGTTTCGATGAGATTCGTGAAGCTCTTGCGGCAGAGTCGGCAGGAACACTCATTATCACGATGGGTGCGGGAGATATTTATAAAGTCGCTGAGCAGCTCGTCCACTAA
- a CDS encoding LamG domain-containing protein, whose translation MLVIGPCYDCGNYFFIYLIMQRARFGVPAGILVSLVLATVALAGITAGSSSTAFSTNVAYSEVSVDTPADVGAGDILIANITFLGGTGPQITIPDGWNVIEHTNKGNEISIASYWKLATGSEPDAYIWRISPTTRAAGGITRFSGVDAGDPIGPVSESSGRGTTATAPSITTTTEDSQLVALFSIDAGLFSGGRFSAPNGMSEKYDISYAPLGPSTALDVSAQSSAGASGSKSSTFSKSIKQNWVSQLIALNPRPSVSIPEPIAYWKFDESSGDAADATGNGKTLTNMNSILYASGRINNGADLEYSSSQYFSRANEGYFDTTTGTLSCWIKAETLDPSPGNPSIFSSATNVTTGGLDFGVAVHNGDVLFGYMGAGNNAVLGNTPLATDTWYMATFTWNQSGKELFLNGVSDGTNTADETLTAGETSISIGRYQKLNFNFFDGIIDECGIWDTVLTNEQIESLYNSGNGRTYPF comes from the coding sequence ATGCTGGTTATCGGCCCATGCTACGATTGCGGCAATTACTTCTTCATCTACCTAATTATGCAACGAGCCCGTTTTGGTGTTCCTGCAGGTATTTTAGTCTCTTTAGTACTCGCCACCGTCGCACTCGCTGGCATCACAGCCGGGTCGTCATCGACCGCATTTTCGACAAACGTTGCGTATTCAGAGGTAAGTGTCGACACACCCGCTGATGTAGGTGCTGGCGACATACTCATTGCAAACATAACCTTCCTTGGAGGCACTGGTCCTCAAATCACTATTCCTGATGGCTGGAATGTAATCGAGCACACGAACAAAGGAAATGAGATCTCAATTGCATCATATTGGAAGCTCGCAACGGGATCCGAGCCAGATGCCTACATCTGGAGAATCTCCCCTACCACCCGCGCAGCAGGAGGCATCACTCGATTCAGCGGCGTCGACGCGGGTGATCCTATCGGACCAGTGTCTGAATCGAGCGGACGCGGCACTACGGCCACCGCCCCGTCCATCACAACGACCACCGAGGATTCCCAACTTGTCGCACTCTTCTCTATTGATGCAGGATTGTTCTCCGGAGGCAGATTCAGCGCTCCGAACGGCATGTCAGAAAAGTACGATATCTCTTATGCTCCATTGGGCCCCTCAACAGCGTTGGACGTCAGTGCACAATCGTCAGCCGGGGCGTCAGGATCTAAATCATCTACATTCAGCAAATCCATCAAACAAAACTGGGTATCGCAACTCATTGCACTCAATCCGAGACCATCCGTCTCAATTCCGGAACCGATTGCGTATTGGAAGTTTGATGAGTCAAGTGGCGATGCGGCAGATGCTACGGGGAATGGAAAGACACTTACTAACATGAATTCGATTTTGTATGCTTCCGGACGAATTAATAACGGTGCGGACTTAGAATATTCATCATCCCAGTACTTTTCCCGCGCAAATGAGGGTTACTTTGACACGACGACAGGAACGTTGAGTTGTTGGATAAAAGCCGAAACCCTCGACCCTTCTCCCGGAAATCCATCTATCTTTAGTAGCGCTACTAATGTCACAACGGGTGGACTGGATTTTGGAGTAGCGGTACATAATGGTGATGTTCTGTTCGGCTACATGGGGGCAGGAAACAACGCAGTACTTGGAAACACCCCCCTTGCCACAGATACGTGGTACATGGCGACTTTCACCTGGAATCAGTCAGGCAAGGAGCTGTTTTTGAACGGGGTAAGTGACGGCACGAACACTGCAGACGAAACTTTGACGGCTGGAGAGACAAGTATCAGCATAGGACGATACCAGAAATTGAACTTTAATTTCTTCGACGGCATTATTGATGAATGCGGCATTTGGGACACCGTTCTCACCAACGAACAAATTGAGTCTCTCTACAATTCAGGGAACGGACGCACCTATCCCTTCTAA
- a CDS encoding lamin tail domain-containing protein: MRIIAALILMVPCLASAQVSITEIMYDLHQGSDSGREWIEVYNSGTATVDLTKWKLVESGKNHKISKTRGGLAAGTYAIIADNPTKFAVDHPDYAGALFDSAFSLSNDGEMLFLYAPDDVLADEVGFTKEDGGSGTGDSLQRVDLEARVFSPGIPTPGASIPESGLARTPQVSSGSESKTVSAPISATPIQGEPVKRSGLQIAAAGGTDVPAIMWWGAVVLIALWGAGGIVYARRLQGTEWEIIEES, translated from the coding sequence ATGCGTATCATTGCGGCACTCATCCTCATGGTGCCGTGTCTCGCGTCTGCGCAGGTCTCGATAACCGAGATCATGTATGACCTGCACCAAGGTTCGGACAGCGGTCGGGAGTGGATCGAGGTGTATAACAGCGGTACTGCTACCGTTGATCTTACGAAATGGAAGCTCGTGGAGAGCGGGAAGAATCACAAGATCTCGAAAACGAGAGGGGGTCTTGCTGCGGGTACGTATGCAATTATTGCGGACAATCCCACCAAGTTCGCCGTTGATCATCCTGACTACGCAGGCGCGTTGTTCGATAGCGCATTCAGCCTGAGCAATGACGGTGAGATGCTCTTCCTGTATGCGCCGGACGATGTTCTTGCAGACGAAGTCGGATTCACCAAAGAAGACGGAGGTAGCGGGACCGGGGACTCCCTGCAGCGCGTGGATCTTGAAGCGCGCGTCTTCTCTCCGGGGATTCCGACACCGGGAGCATCAATTCCTGAGAGCGGCCTTGCACGAACGCCGCAAGTGTCTAGCGGCTCGGAATCGAAAACGGTCTCGGCGCCGATTTCAGCGACTCCTATACAAGGTGAGCCAGTGAAGCGCAGTGGACTTCAGATCGCCGCAGCAGGAGGTACTGACGTGCCGGCAATCATGTGGTGGGGCGCCGTCGTTCTGATCGCACTCTGGGGAGCGGGAGGGATCGTCTATGCACGGCGCTTGCAGGGAACCGAGTGGGAGATCATTGAAGAAAGCTGA
- the murD gene encoding UDP-N-acetylmuramoyl-L-alanine--D-glutamate ligase: MAHQQFFNGKRVTVLGLGLLGRGIGDAAFIASQGGIVTVTDRKSGAELQESIQRLAEYDITFHLGGHIESDFTDTDMVIKAAGVRLDSPEIAAARAAGVPVYMSTALAAKFAAESGVTVVGVTGTRGKSTVTHMIHHALVAAGKRAHLGGNIRGVSTLALLPEMQKGDFLVLELDSWQLQGFGDLEMSPNVAVFTNLQTDHQNYYPDMDTYFSDKANIFRFQKKGDSLIATPELAEKITAIAAGEEAYRTHVESPAPAEWKLNMPGEHNRVNAALAAAALEVLGLSAEEVRTGLESFAGVEGRLQFVREFAGVKIYNDNNATTPQATIAALQALDAGKKNIILIMGGADKGLSFDDLLGQAEKSCKEVVLLTGSGSDRVFDKKAMYRYDDLDMAVQAALGRSQEGDVLLFSPAFASFGMFKNEYDRNDRFLKIINAL, encoded by the coding sequence ATGGCTCACCAGCAATTTTTCAATGGGAAACGCGTAACCGTCCTCGGTCTCGGTCTGCTTGGTCGGGGTATTGGGGATGCTGCGTTCATCGCATCGCAGGGCGGCATTGTAACGGTTACTGACCGGAAATCCGGTGCCGAGCTTCAGGAATCCATTCAACGACTTGCGGAATACGACATCACGTTCCATCTCGGCGGACATATTGAGAGCGACTTCACCGATACCGATATGGTAATCAAGGCGGCGGGCGTGCGCCTCGATTCGCCGGAAATCGCGGCCGCGCGCGCGGCGGGTGTTCCGGTCTATATGTCGACCGCGCTTGCGGCGAAATTTGCCGCTGAGTCCGGAGTAACCGTCGTTGGTGTGACCGGCACGCGCGGCAAATCGACCGTGACCCACATGATTCATCACGCGCTGGTGGCAGCAGGAAAGCGAGCGCACCTCGGCGGCAATATCCGCGGTGTCTCGACCTTGGCACTGCTGCCGGAGATGCAGAAGGGCGACTTCTTGGTTCTGGAACTTGATTCGTGGCAGCTGCAGGGATTCGGGGATCTCGAGATGAGCCCGAATGTAGCGGTGTTCACGAATCTGCAGACCGACCACCAGAATTACTATCCTGATATGGATACGTATTTCAGTGATAAGGCGAATATCTTCCGTTTCCAGAAGAAAGGGGATTCGCTCATTGCGACGCCCGAGCTTGCGGAAAAGATCACGGCGATCGCGGCGGGGGAAGAGGCATACCGCACGCATGTCGAATCTCCCGCACCTGCAGAATGGAAACTCAACATGCCGGGCGAGCACAATCGCGTGAACGCGGCACTTGCGGCCGCGGCACTTGAGGTGCTTGGTCTGAGCGCCGAAGAGGTCCGTACTGGTCTTGAATCATTCGCTGGCGTGGAAGGCAGGCTCCAGTTCGTCCGCGAATTCGCCGGCGTGAAAATCTATAACGACAACAATGCCACCACGCCACAAGCCACTATTGCGGCTCTTCAGGCGCTTGATGCAGGAAAGAAAAACATCATCCTCATCATGGGCGGGGCAGATAAGGGACTTTCTTTCGACGATCTTCTTGGGCAGGCTGAGAAAAGTTGCAAGGAAGTAGTATTGCTCACCGGAAGCGGCAGCGACCGTGTGTTCGATAAGAAAGCGATGTATCGCTATGACGATCTCGATATGGCAGTTCAGGCGGCCCTCGGGCGCTCGCAAGAAGGTGACGTTCTCCTCTTCAGCCCGGCGTTCGCATCATTCGGTATGTTCAAGAACGAATACGATCGTAACGATCGATTCCTTAAGATCATCAACGCACTATGA
- a CDS encoding aspartate/glutamate racemase family protein, whose translation MIGLFDSGSGGLSVLRAIRQRNPNADVVYFGDIKHAPYGTREAHELVHLATNGLRTLRMFGAQEIVSACNTVSPHVLSHGAEGADVIEMTRPAARGMRQHAGGKVLLLATPATVSARIYESAFGGMVILHQHAIHDLAGAIEFGAHDDKIRDIVRSEFQKRWGENFDHVFLGCTHYPFARHIIEEEAQAAFGTISIIDPAESVAEEADRRFETRGSGSIFFRASQDSEHFRRRIQELFPEYEHTIKIIPPFSSVWLTSNFSMGNA comes from the coding sequence ATGATTGGTCTCTTTGATTCTGGATCTGGCGGGCTCTCGGTTCTCCGGGCGATCCGTCAGCGCAATCCGAATGCAGATGTCGTCTACTTCGGCGATATCAAGCACGCACCGTACGGGACGCGCGAAGCACATGAGCTCGTACATCTTGCTACCAATGGCCTCCGCACGCTCCGCATGTTTGGGGCGCAAGAGATCGTGAGTGCCTGCAACACGGTCTCCCCGCACGTGCTGAGTCATGGTGCGGAAGGTGCCGATGTTATCGAGATGACCCGTCCAGCGGCACGCGGCATGCGTCAGCACGCTGGGGGAAAAGTGCTTCTTCTCGCGACACCTGCAACCGTTTCTGCACGTATTTACGAAAGTGCGTTCGGCGGGATGGTCATCCTCCATCAGCATGCGATACATGATCTCGCGGGAGCTATCGAATTCGGTGCGCATGACGACAAGATCCGCGATATCGTACGTAGCGAATTCCAGAAGCGCTGGGGGGAGAATTTCGATCACGTCTTTCTCGGCTGCACGCACTATCCTTTTGCACGACACATCATCGAAGAGGAGGCGCAGGCGGCATTCGGTACCATTTCGATCATCGACCCGGCAGAATCAGTTGCGGAAGAAGCCGACCGACGCTTCGAGACACGAGGCTCGGGATCCATTTTCTTCCGTGCCTCGCAGGATTCGGAGCATTTTCGTCGCCGCATTCAGGAGTTGTTCCCGGAGTACGAACATACTATAAAGATAATTCCTCCTTTCAGCTCCGTATGGCTCACCAGCAATTTTTCAATGGGAAACGCGTAA
- the rsmI gene encoding 16S rRNA (cytidine(1402)-2'-O)-methyltransferase — protein sequence MALFILATPIGNLEDITLRALRTLKEADVIYAEDTRVTAKLLAKYDIQKPVFRLDEAKEAIKAAEVIERLEKNENVVYVSDAGTPGISDPGARLVRIVREAGHSAIAIPGPSALTAALSIAGISGHEFIFLGFLPHKKGRQTALKAISEEKRAIILYESPHRILKLLEELEILGDRRILVARELTKIHEEVVSGSAYELRMRLETSGTARGEFVVIVDATE from the coding sequence ATGGCGCTCTTCATCCTTGCAACGCCGATAGGGAATCTCGAGGACATCACCTTGCGCGCACTGCGCACACTCAAGGAGGCGGATGTTATTTACGCGGAAGACACGCGGGTGACGGCAAAGCTCTTGGCAAAATACGATATCCAGAAGCCGGTATTCCGTCTTGATGAAGCAAAAGAGGCTATCAAGGCCGCCGAGGTGATTGAGCGCTTGGAGAAGAACGAGAATGTGGTGTACGTATCTGACGCAGGAACACCTGGTATATCCGACCCTGGTGCTCGGCTGGTCCGCATCGTGCGTGAAGCAGGGCATTCGGCAATCGCCATCCCCGGACCATCGGCGCTCACTGCGGCGCTCTCCATCGCGGGGATCTCCGGTCACGAATTCATCTTCCTCGGCTTCCTTCCCCACAAGAAGGGGCGACAGACGGCACTGAAGGCGATTTCGGAAGAGAAGCGCGCGATCATTCTCTATGAATCGCCGCATCGCATACTGAAGCTCTTGGAAGAGCTTGAGATACTCGGCGATCGCCGCATCCTTGTGGCGCGGGAACTCACGAAAATCCATGAAGAAGTGGTCTCCGGCAGCGCCTATGAGCTCCGCATGCGGTTGGAAACTTCGGGGACCGCGCGAGGCGAGTTCGTCGTGATTGTCGACGCAACGGAGTAG